One Nostoc sp. CENA543 genomic window, ACGGGAATAACAATTCCCAGAGATGTAATAATACTGCCAATTATCCAATCTTTTAACGCAGAATTGTGTAGTGTAAGTTTATTAGGAGTGTGTTCTGTAATTCTCATAAATATGCTACTTGAACAGCATTTTTTTCAGTTTTAGCAAGTAGCTTTTTCAGAGACAATGATAATTATACTTATTAAGTATTGGCAAGCAAGATTAAGTAGCACTGACAGTATAATGACTAATTAAACCATCAGTGCCGAAATTCCCAAAGATAAAATTGTTCTCGCTTTCTACCCAGTTAACGTGAGACTGGATGCTGAATTTGCAATTGCTGAGATTTACTCTAAATCTCTATGAGTAAAGGCCTTAGCATTTGCACCAGTGTAAGTAGCAACAATATGTCCATCACCAGTTAATTGATATTTATATGTAACTAAACCTTCCAACCCAACAGGGCCACGGGGAGGCATTTGTTGAGTGCTGATCCCGACTTCCGCACCAAAACCATAACGGAAACCATCAGCAAAGCGAGTGGAACAATTATGAAAAACTCCGGCAGAATTAACTAAGCCAAAAAATGTTTCTACCGTCGCTAAATCTTCTGTGACAATCGCATCAGTATGCCGAGAACCATATTCATTAATGTGAGCGATCGCATCTTCTAAAGAGTCTACAACTTTCACCGCTAAAATCAAATCACTGTACTCTGTTTCCCAATCGGCATCAATAGCATGGGCAATATCAGGTAATATCTTTAAAGTCCGTTCATCACCACGTAATTCCACATCCACTGCTTGCAAAGCGGCGGCAACTTTTTGTAAAAATTCCGGTGCGATCGCTTGATTTACTAACATAGTTTCAATGGCGTTACAAGCCGCCGCATATTGAATTTTAGCATCAACAGCAATCTGCACAGCCTTATCAATATCAGCCGCTTGATCTACATATAAATGACAAATTCCATCAGCGTGACCAAGTACAGGAATGCGAGTATTTTCTTGGACAAACCTGACAAAAGAATTAGAACCTCTAGGAATAATTAAATCTACATATTTATCTAACTTTAAAAGTTCTAAAGTTTCCTCTCTAGTTGTGAGTAATTGCACCACATCAGGACTCACATCTGTTGTTGATAAACCTTGTTTAATCGCTTTAACTATCGCCTCACAAGAGCGTACAGCTTCCTTCCCACATTTGAGAATTACACCATTACCAGATTTAATTGCCAAAGAGACAATTTGAATTGCCGCCTCTGGACGCGCTTCAAAAATAATCCCTAACACACCCAAAGGACAAGTCACACGCTTTAAAACTAAGCCATTATCTAATTCTCGGTGAATCTGCACCTGTCCCACAGGATCAGCTAGCTTACCCACATCCCTCACCCCTGCGATCGCATCTCTTAACTTATGTTCATCCAACTGCAACCGTTTATAGAGAGGCTTGGCGATACCCGCAGCCGTCGCCGCTTCACAATCAGCAATATTCGCTGACACAATTTCATCCTTGGCTGATTCTAACGCTTGGGCAACAGAGGCGATCGCTTGATTTTTTGCCTCAGTCGAGAGAATCGCCAATTTACTAGCAGCTTGGCGGGTTTGTTGGGCAATGTTAGTCAGGGAAGAAGCAACTTGCAGAGTAGTCATGATTCAACAAAACAGTGATTGATAGCACAAAACTTTCAGCTTTTCCCCATCCTATCCTTTTTGTAGGGTGCGTCAGTACGAGGAAACCTGATTGCACAACGAAAATATTCATTCTGACGCACCTTCCTCTCCTATTTTTTTCCAAAGACAAGATTCCTTTGACACCAACAAACCCTATGGCTTAGTGGGTTTCTGGGGCTGTTTTATCAGTCACTTGGTATTAAAATGAATATGATAACCATTTTTATTTCGGTAAATACTGAAATTTTATCTCTTATTAAACCTCACTTACATAATTGTTAACCTTACATCTGGTAGATTTTCGCAGGGATGTACAGGTATTCAGGGATTTAGAATAGTGCTATCGGCACAAGGGCATTCAATGAAACGCTCAAAATTTGAGTCCAGCACCAATCAATTTAGAGAGTCAGTTGCAATGTCATCAACTCCAGCGCAACAGAAAGTGCAGGCTCTTTGGACTGCTTTAGTTTTATTGAGCGTTTTTTTCTGTATAGAACTAGGGGCGGGACTTTGGAGTCATAGCTTATCTCTGTTAGCAGATGCTGAACATATTTTTGCTGATGTAGCCGCATTAGGTTTAGCACTAATCGCAGCCTGGTTATCTCAATCCATATCACAACGCAACATCCTGGGACGCTATCGATTGGAAGTCCTAGCAGCCTTGATTAATGGACTGAGCCTAGCAGCCGTTGCTGGCTGGATCATTCAAGAAGCTCTGGTGCGCTTGCAATCTCCTACCATAGAGATTAATGGTGTACCTATGTTAACAACTGCCCTCATTGGTCTACTTGTTAACGGTTTTAATGCCAAGTGTTTACACAGATGTAGTCATCATGACCTCAACATCCGAGGAGCTTTACTGCATTTGTTAGCGGACGTAGCCAGTTCTGTGGGGGCAGTTTTAGCGGCGATCGCTGTCATCTGGTTAAATTGGACTTGGGCGGATGGAGTGATTAGTCTAATTGTGGCGGTGCTGATAGCCACATTTGCAGCTTATTTAGTAATTCAAAGTGTGCAGTGTTTGCGCGGTCAAATTACAGACATCAACTGTAATTGTAATTTATCACCAGAAACTTGTACTGATGGCGATCGCGAGCAAGCAGAAAAGCTATTATTTCCTACTTTAGAGGAGCTAGTGCGATGATTTCATTACTGAAACGTCATTGGCGTGTATTAGCTGGTTTTATGTTTGGTTTAATAGTGGCAATCCTATTTTCTTTCACCACACCAAACCAACAACCAGTTACTGCCTCAGTGCCAATTCAAAATCAGATTCAGGCACAATCTTTAGACTTCGGTCATCCAGACTTTTACTATAGCCACGAAGAACCCAATTTCTATCAATAATTAAGATTTAACCAAATACAATTATTCCCAAAAAAAGCAAAATATAGGATTCCGTCCTGATTTTTGAACAGATACATAGTGGCCTGGCAAGCCTTAAATATTGCATTAAAAAATCGATTTTATCCGCGTTTATCGGCGTTTATCGGCGTTTAAATTTTTCCAATTTAATGCACTACTTTAGCCTAGACAGTCCACTACATACACTTAGATTTTTTCTCCAAATCAAATCGGTGTCGCGCTCATTTAAATTATTCCCAGACATACTGCAATGATTTCATACTTAGAAAAGTACAGGCGAGTCCTATCACTCGCTATGACGAGCCTTTTTTGTGCCTTTTTTTTGGTATTTGGTAATCCCGGCATTGAATCTGCCTTAGCTGCTGGCAATGGTATTAACGTCATCATCATGATTGGTGATGGCATGGGCTGGAACATGGCTAGAGCCGCAGCTTTAGCTAAAGGCGCGCCCTTTTATACCAGTGGGAAAGGCTCTGGTTTGAGCTTCCAAAATCTCACCGGATATGGATTGGTAACAACATACGGCACAACCATTCAAGCCAGTACACCCGCCGAACCCACCAATCAAAAACACTTCACCGGTAACTCTGCTCTAGATGGATCTAACTCCTTCACAGGACTGAGTAATGTTCGTCCTGGTTTTTCCTTCCAACCCACTCCATTGAATCCAGGCGATCGCGCCGACGGTAATAGCTCACAACCAGGAAACTTAGTTGGTTACGATGTCAGCCAAGGTGGCCCTGCTCCTTGGATTCCTTTATCTCCGGCTAATCCTGGTAGTTACAACAAAGAGTACATCAAATATAGCTATCCCGACTCTGCCAACACCGCCACAACTCTATATACCGGTGTGAAAAGCTATAACAACGCAATGGGGGTAGATGTATACGAGAAAAAATTGAAAACTATCTTGGAAATTGCCAAAGAACAAGGCAAAGCCACAGGATTAGTAACATCTGTACCTATTAGCCACGCTACACCAGGAGCAGCCGCTTCTTACGTTAACCGTCGTAGTAAGTATGACAGTATTTACGATCCCAACAAGACCAACCAAGACAGTATTTTGCAGCAGACATTGTTAGACTTCCAACCCAATGTGCTGTTAGGTGGTGGTCATCCCCTAGATATGCAAAATAGAACAGCTGTCAGTCCGGCTTATGACTATACATACATCACTCAAGACACCTACGAACACCTGAAAAATAATCCAAGTCCTACATCCAATCGCTACGGTTACACCTTCTTAGAACGTGGGACAAATGCTACTCAAACCCTA contains:
- a CDS encoding glutamate-5-semialdehyde dehydrogenase, which encodes MTTLQVASSLTNIAQQTRQAASKLAILSTEAKNQAIASVAQALESAKDEIVSANIADCEAATAAGIAKPLYKRLQLDEHKLRDAIAGVRDVGKLADPVGQVQIHRELDNGLVLKRVTCPLGVLGIIFEARPEAAIQIVSLAIKSGNGVILKCGKEAVRSCEAIVKAIKQGLSTTDVSPDVVQLLTTREETLELLKLDKYVDLIIPRGSNSFVRFVQENTRIPVLGHADGICHLYVDQAADIDKAVQIAVDAKIQYAAACNAIETMLVNQAIAPEFLQKVAAALQAVDVELRGDERTLKILPDIAHAIDADWETEYSDLILAVKVVDSLEDAIAHINEYGSRHTDAIVTEDLATVETFFGLVNSAGVFHNCSTRFADGFRYGFGAEVGISTQQMPPRGPVGLEGLVTYKYQLTGDGHIVATYTGANAKAFTHRDLE
- a CDS encoding alkaline phosphatase, coding for MTSLFCAFFLVFGNPGIESALAAGNGINVIIMIGDGMGWNMARAAALAKGAPFYTSGKGSGLSFQNLTGYGLVTTYGTTIQASTPAEPTNQKHFTGNSALDGSNSFTGLSNVRPGFSFQPTPLNPGDRADGNSSQPGNLVGYDVSQGGPAPWIPLSPANPGSYNKEYIKYSYPDSANTATTLYTGVKSYNNAMGVDVYEKKLKTILEIAKEQGKATGLVTSVPISHATPGAAASYVNRRSKYDSIYDPNKTNQDSILQQTLLDFQPNVLLGGGHPLDMQNRTAVSPAYDYTYITQDTYEHLKNNPSPTSNRYGYTFLERGTNATQTLLNTAANIDPNQGGKLFGLYGARGQNGNLPTSSSKGDYSTTGLDNFSIYSSVVRGGTPITCPSGKIIPGSISECVPVLDANGNPISGPNPDTVRPLALGETDASFVAREVNENPTLADLTKAALKVLGKDKDGFWLMVEGGDIDWAAHDDNMDNLIGAMNDFDKAVQEVITWINQNGGWSKNLLIVTADHDHYLTLNNDFVSKLTPNTNPNLARGLKYNAKEATYNKHNPKEAGHFWGSDPTQKYLWGSHTNRPVPVYFQGAYSSALTRSLGQSVKFTDSTGNTYTVPGVRGVVDQSHIFQAMKTALTSPAS
- a CDS encoding cation diffusion facilitator family transporter, encoding MSSTPAQQKVQALWTALVLLSVFFCIELGAGLWSHSLSLLADAEHIFADVAALGLALIAAWLSQSISQRNILGRYRLEVLAALINGLSLAAVAGWIIQEALVRLQSPTIEINGVPMLTTALIGLLVNGFNAKCLHRCSHHDLNIRGALLHLLADVASSVGAVLAAIAVIWLNWTWADGVISLIVAVLIATFAAYLVIQSVQCLRGQITDINCNCNLSPETCTDGDREQAEKLLFPTLEELVR